In Chanodichthys erythropterus isolate Z2021 chromosome 11, ASM2448905v1, whole genome shotgun sequence, a single window of DNA contains:
- the traf6 gene encoding TNF receptor-associated factor 6 isoform X1: MACNDMEKSSLDDACCDGAFSSCAAAMEKERDSYLSPTENPSTISVSSSVPPDQQGYDVEFDPPLESKYECPICLMGLRSAVQTPCGHRFCNSCIRKSIRDTGQKCPVDNEVLLEEQLFPDNFAKREILSLTVRCPNEGCTDKMELRQLERHLSQCKFATVPCPQCLESVRKSHLDEHKSQQCLQRLMTCPACAESFVYATKQIHEQICPFANTVCEYCEMELIRDQLALHCDTDCLKAPVACTFSTFGCREKMPRNELAQHMQEFTQMHMRYMAEFLRSQSLNSCLMPSVAAHSSSDERGASSRAADSCQCKQELLNLRETVLELEGRLVRQDQQIRELCIHNETQKNQVTELRRKLSSLEEATRELEAQQYQGVYVWRLENFSLHLRNQEAGQPIVLHSPPFYTGRPGYKLCLRLHLQTPSAPRCSNYISLFVHTMQGEFDSQLSWPFQGTIRLAVLDQVEGQHHVEVMETKPDLQAFQRPTVQRNPKGFGYVTFLHLQALRQRGFVKEDVLLVRCEVTPRFDASLRREGVQPRGPEPSL, translated from the exons ATGGCTTGCAACGACATGGAGAAGTCCAGCCTTGATGATGCCTGCTGTGATGGCGCGTTCTCCAGTTGTGCAGCAGCcatggagaaagagagagactcGTATCTGAGCCCGACAGAGAACCCCTCCACCATCAGTGTCTCTTCTAGTGTCCCCCCAGACCAGCAAGGCTATGATGTAGAGTTTGACCCTCCGCTAGAGAGCAAGTATGAGTGCCCAATCTGTCTAATGGGTCTTCGCTCGGCAGTACAGACACCATGTGGACATCGATTCTGTAACTCATGCATCAGGAAGTCCATCAG GGACACAGGGCAGAAATGTCCAGTTGACAATGAGGTGCTGCTCGAGGAACAGCTCTTCCCTGATAACTTTGCCAAAAGAGAGATCCTCTCACTCACTGTCAGATGTCCTAATGAAGGATGCACTGATAAAATGGAGTTGCGCCAACTGGAG AGACACCTGTCTCAGTGTAAGTTTGCCACAGTGCCATGCCCTCAGTGTCTGGAGTCTGTTCGTAAGAGCCATCTGGACGAACACAAGAGCCAGCAGTGCTTACAGCGGCTTATGACCTGTCCTGCCTGCGCAGAAAGTTTTGTGTATGCTACCAAACAG ATTCATGAACAGATTTGTCCTTTCGCCAATACAGTGTGTGAATATTGCGAAATGGAGCTTATTCGGGATCAG CTGGCATTACACTGTGACACAGACTGTTTGAAAGCTCCTGTAGCCTGTACTTTCAGCACTTTTGGTTGTCGTGAAAAG ATGCCGAGAAATGAACTTGCTCAGCACATGCAGGAATTTACACAGATGCACATGCGTTACATGGCTGAGTTTCTGCGCAGCCAATCTCTCAATAGCTGCCTAATGCCATCAGTTGCTGCCCACTCATCGTCAGACGAACGTGGTGCCTCTTCCCGTGCGGCAGATTCTTGCCAGTGTAAACAGGAGCTGTTAAACCTGAGGGAGACTGTTTTAGAGCTGGAGGGTCGGCTGGTGCGTCAAGATCAGCAGATCCGGGAGCTTTGCATCCACAACGAGACACAGAAAAACCAGGTCACCGAACTACGGCGAAAGCTGAGCTCACTGGAGGAGGCAACCCGAGAGCTAGAAGCCCAGCAGTACCAAGGCGTCTACGTGTGGCGCTTGGAGAACTTCTCACTTCACCTGCGTAACCAAGAGGCCGGTCAGCCCATAGTCCTCCACAGTCCACCTTTCTATACGGGCCGGCCGGGATACAAACTCTGCCTCCGACTGCATCTCCAAACCCCCAGCGCTCCTCGCTGTTCCAACTACATCTCGCTTTTCGTGCACACTATGCAGGGTGAGTTTGACAGCCAGCTCTCCTGGCCCTTCCAAGGCACGATCCGACTGGCAGTGTTGGACCAGGTCGAGGGGCAGCACCATGTGGAAGTGATGGAGACCAAGCCGGACCTGCAGGCCTTCCAGAGGCCCACCGTGCAGCGCAACCCCAAGGGTTTTGGCTACGTTACTTTCCTGCACCTACAGGCATTGCGGCAGCGTGGCTTTGTGAAAGAGGACGTGCTGTTGGTGCGCTGTGAGGTCACACCACGATTCGATGCTAGCCTCAGGAGGGAGGGGGTCCAACCTCGGGGCCCAGAACCTTCACTTTGA
- the traf6 gene encoding TNF receptor-associated factor 6 isoform X2, whose protein sequence is MYMHSLSQPPQMDTGQKCPVDNEVLLEEQLFPDNFAKREILSLTVRCPNEGCTDKMELRQLERHLSQCKFATVPCPQCLESVRKSHLDEHKSQQCLQRLMTCPACAESFVYATKQIHEQICPFANTVCEYCEMELIRDQLALHCDTDCLKAPVACTFSTFGCREKMPRNELAQHMQEFTQMHMRYMAEFLRSQSLNSCLMPSVAAHSSSDERGASSRAADSCQCKQELLNLRETVLELEGRLVRQDQQIRELCIHNETQKNQVTELRRKLSSLEEATRELEAQQYQGVYVWRLENFSLHLRNQEAGQPIVLHSPPFYTGRPGYKLCLRLHLQTPSAPRCSNYISLFVHTMQGEFDSQLSWPFQGTIRLAVLDQVEGQHHVEVMETKPDLQAFQRPTVQRNPKGFGYVTFLHLQALRQRGFVKEDVLLVRCEVTPRFDASLRREGVQPRGPEPSL, encoded by the exons ATGTATATGCACAGTTTGAGCCAGCCTCCTCAGAT GGACACAGGGCAGAAATGTCCAGTTGACAATGAGGTGCTGCTCGAGGAACAGCTCTTCCCTGATAACTTTGCCAAAAGAGAGATCCTCTCACTCACTGTCAGATGTCCTAATGAAGGATGCACTGATAAAATGGAGTTGCGCCAACTGGAG AGACACCTGTCTCAGTGTAAGTTTGCCACAGTGCCATGCCCTCAGTGTCTGGAGTCTGTTCGTAAGAGCCATCTGGACGAACACAAGAGCCAGCAGTGCTTACAGCGGCTTATGACCTGTCCTGCCTGCGCAGAAAGTTTTGTGTATGCTACCAAACAG ATTCATGAACAGATTTGTCCTTTCGCCAATACAGTGTGTGAATATTGCGAAATGGAGCTTATTCGGGATCAG CTGGCATTACACTGTGACACAGACTGTTTGAAAGCTCCTGTAGCCTGTACTTTCAGCACTTTTGGTTGTCGTGAAAAG ATGCCGAGAAATGAACTTGCTCAGCACATGCAGGAATTTACACAGATGCACATGCGTTACATGGCTGAGTTTCTGCGCAGCCAATCTCTCAATAGCTGCCTAATGCCATCAGTTGCTGCCCACTCATCGTCAGACGAACGTGGTGCCTCTTCCCGTGCGGCAGATTCTTGCCAGTGTAAACAGGAGCTGTTAAACCTGAGGGAGACTGTTTTAGAGCTGGAGGGTCGGCTGGTGCGTCAAGATCAGCAGATCCGGGAGCTTTGCATCCACAACGAGACACAGAAAAACCAGGTCACCGAACTACGGCGAAAGCTGAGCTCACTGGAGGAGGCAACCCGAGAGCTAGAAGCCCAGCAGTACCAAGGCGTCTACGTGTGGCGCTTGGAGAACTTCTCACTTCACCTGCGTAACCAAGAGGCCGGTCAGCCCATAGTCCTCCACAGTCCACCTTTCTATACGGGCCGGCCGGGATACAAACTCTGCCTCCGACTGCATCTCCAAACCCCCAGCGCTCCTCGCTGTTCCAACTACATCTCGCTTTTCGTGCACACTATGCAGGGTGAGTTTGACAGCCAGCTCTCCTGGCCCTTCCAAGGCACGATCCGACTGGCAGTGTTGGACCAGGTCGAGGGGCAGCACCATGTGGAAGTGATGGAGACCAAGCCGGACCTGCAGGCCTTCCAGAGGCCCACCGTGCAGCGCAACCCCAAGGGTTTTGGCTACGTTACTTTCCTGCACCTACAGGCATTGCGGCAGCGTGGCTTTGTGAAAGAGGACGTGCTGTTGGTGCGCTGTGAGGTCACACCACGATTCGATGCTAGCCTCAGGAGGGAGGGGGTCCAACCTCGGGGCCCAGAACCTTCACTTTGA
- the LOC137031226 gene encoding proline-rich protein 5-like: MGEQLQPNELYSLNQITRWLLKTDMGFFIKEYFQNQILTKGLSVILDEIQKHQGESGERQLFVLAQGQELTVRQMALLGFRDLVLLKLSLGDLLRKSLIPTSITQMLLVLQGIQESRGPSKEYCQLESLVALVVTPYLWNCRHTSCTEQSTTRAHQSHPEIRITHYISEGSLLSPVMEQEGEMYLERVGNQRRHSVTNAHSDIQLLTVTSRVYTEMDDSCETIDVTRRKHL; this comes from the exons ATGGGAGAACAACTACAGCCGAATGAGCTGTACTCATTGAATCAAATTACCAG GTGGCTTCTGAAGACAGATATGGGCTTCTTTATCAAAGAGTATTTCCAG AATCAGATTTTGACCAAAGGTCTATCAGTCATTTTGGATGAAATACAGAAGCATCAAG GAGAGTCTGGAGAGAGACAGCTTTTTGTTTTGGCCCAG GGGCAGGAGTTGACGGTGAGACAGATGGCTCTCCTCGGCTTTAGGGATCTGGTCCTATTGAAGCTCTCTCTGGGTGACCTGCTGCGCAAGTCTCTCATCCCAACATCCATCACACAGATGCTCCTTGTGCTACAG GGAATTCAGGAATCCAGAGGCCCTTCAAAGGAATACTGCCAACTTGAGAGTCTGGTGGCGCTAGTGGTCACACCCTATCTATGGAACTGCAGGCACACAA GCTGCACAGAACAAAGCACCACAAGAGCACACCAGAGTCATCCTGAGATAAGGATTACTCATTATATCTCTGAAGGCTCTTTGCTGTCCCCTGTAATGGAACAAGAAGGGGAGATGTACCTAGAGCGAGTGGGAAACCAACGCCGCCACAGCGTGACAAATGCTCATTCTGACATCCAGCTGCTTACTGTTACTAGCAGAGTATATACTGAGATGGACGATAGCTGTGAGACCATAGATGTGACTAGAAGAAAACACCTCTAA